The following are encoded together in the Anaerohalosphaeraceae bacterium genome:
- a CDS encoding Abi family protein, with protein MEGDRRQIIERLSVVNYYRLSGYWHPFRESADCDAFKPGTCFENIWRRYTFDRRLRLIVMDAVERIEVAVRTQLAYHHSHLDGNPFSFVENPSHLPELTSEDRARFLEDLKRDAQNSKETFAEHFRKKYGDSHSYMPVWMSCEVMTFGGMLTFYRGSSVEIQKKISYFFSVTEEVFNSWLLTLNVIRNICAHHGRLWNRELGVKPKIPRKDPRWHQPVEVTNHRIFSVLSICKFCLDKIAPQSQWPTRLKQMLSDYPEIPLGNMGFPTEWQNSPIWKEP; from the coding sequence ATGGAAGGAGACAGAAGGCAGATAATCGAACGTCTTTCTGTTGTGAATTATTACCGACTCAGCGGCTATTGGCATCCCTTTCGAGAAAGTGCTGACTGCGATGCCTTTAAACCCGGCACTTGTTTTGAAAACATCTGGAGGCGCTATACCTTTGACCGACGGCTCCGCTTGATTGTCATGGACGCCGTCGAACGGATCGAGGTTGCCGTACGTACACAACTTGCTTACCACCATTCTCATCTTGATGGAAATCCATTTTCCTTTGTCGAAAATCCTTCTCATCTGCCGGAACTGACATCGGAAGACCGTGCACGTTTCCTCGAAGACTTGAAACGAGATGCACAAAACAGCAAAGAGACCTTTGCCGAGCATTTTCGAAAAAAATACGGAGACAGTCATTCCTATATGCCGGTCTGGATGAGCTGTGAAGTGATGACATTCGGCGGCATGCTTACTTTCTATCGGGGCTCTTCTGTTGAGATACAGAAAAAGATATCTTATTTCTTCAGTGTAACAGAAGAAGTGTTCAACTCCTGGCTGCTGACATTGAACGTGATTCGGAATATCTGTGCTCATCACGGACGGCTGTGGAATCGAGAGCTCGGGGTCAAACCCAAAATTCCTCGAAAAGACCCCCGCTGGCATCAGCCGGTCGAAGTAACCAATCATCGAATCTTTTCTGTCCTGTCAATCTGCAAGTTCTGCCTGGACAAAATTGCTCCGCAAAGTCAATGGCCGACACGTCTCAAACAGATGCTGAGCGACTATCCAGAAATTCCTCTGGGGAATATGGGGTTTCCGACAGAATGGCAAAACAGTCCTATTTGGAAAGAACCGTAA
- a CDS encoding HNH endonuclease: MPPKYVKTIRQELYYEYAKLICRSVYGRVEPHRGFVTDRYKKLQDGRITISGTIREWQREQELPRQCVFCSSAENLQTDHLIPRSRGGADSADNLVPACAACNASRGEQGVFAWLGLKEKDRLHRLVAGKSLKELFDLHERCGTLDVDTDTLPSRLCPVCKNPPVCRRWNKTGQLTCFCLEAVF; the protein is encoded by the coding sequence ATGCCGCCCAAGTATGTCAAGACGATTCGGCAGGAATTGTATTACGAGTACGCCAAGCTGATTTGCCGCAGCGTGTACGGCCGTGTCGAGCCCCATCGCGGATTCGTCACCGACCGCTACAAAAAACTGCAGGACGGACGGATCACCATCTCCGGCACAATCCGGGAATGGCAGCGGGAACAGGAGCTTCCGCGGCAGTGCGTCTTCTGCAGCTCCGCCGAGAACCTGCAAACGGACCATCTCATTCCGCGCAGCCGCGGCGGGGCGGATTCGGCGGACAATCTCGTCCCGGCCTGTGCAGCCTGCAACGCCTCGCGCGGCGAGCAGGGCGTTTTTGCCTGGCTGGGTCTGAAAGAAAAAGACCGCCTGCATCGGCTGGTCGCCGGCAAATCCCTCAAGGAACTGTTCGACCTGCACGAACGCTGCGGCACGCTGGATGTGGACACCGACACCCTCCCCAGCCGCCTGTGCCCCGTCTGCAAGAATCCGCCCGTGTGCCGCCGCTGGAACAAAACCGGACAGCTGACGTGCTTTTGCCTGGAAGCGGTCTTCTGA
- a CDS encoding LamG-like jellyroll fold domain-containing protein: protein MKSKSIRFPVYCLLFCTAVSVGYADVLTSASFQQWGREVLTQIQNRFGRSDGLYNSVLNQTWPDYAWGQGVIFGALNAAARLDSSYLTRARNLADTLRLRYWCTYNGTSGFNASYGGCGDRYYDDNAWLALCLIELYDLTGDSKYLTWAQQTVAFCMTGENGPSNTPNGGIRWHESDTGGASVCSTAPTILANLLLYQRTGTESYKINALRLYNWIMASDLRYPTGIFHETNQGPLGYQTAVMTQCAVRLYQITGQAAYLKEAQRMAAAMEHVFINRKTLALTQHGKWGGHDMTNAYVELYEIDGDPRWLNLVGSYLEYLYVNCIDPSKGLYPAVWNDTSRVCSSDLIDSASAARAFWKMASAPGASTPHTWFAKRLIGRWQLDETAGTAAADSSGFQNHGTLLGGLSFEANGSQGPVNRALRFDGVDDYIDLPDGFANFRAGMTVSVWAYPTAVKNWARFLDFGNGEYNCNIVFGRRGSTNDLFFECYDYTASGGQVIAAGAIALNQWQMFTATLDAAGNVVLYKNGTPIASGKTALPSNITRVNTYIGRSNWAADAYYEGFLDEVRVYNYPLTAQQVQILCQTAGQAENPFPPDQSDGLNDFLTLQWTPGSLAAAHDIYIGTDAAAVQSAGPDSPEYKARRTHPSFTPQLLPDTFYFWRVDQINNDQTVSPGKVWFFRTAPLPVQGLLAHYKMDAASVSGTALLDASPAQAHAVLVNGPVVDSSGMAAQSLSFDGVNDHVRLPNGFSDLTGGLTVSFWAYPTEAGFWARFLDIGNGPANNNIVFARDGTSNTLSFEAYNGSVSGGKVTAAGAIALNQWQMFTATLDASGFVKLFKNGVEIASGQTAIPPVVTRTSNYIGRSNWAADAYFKGRLDDFALWNRPLSNDEVARLYAHTLTGRCLSEQTDMDSPAAYWRLNETSGTEAADASGSGRTARMFNMDSSAWTRGKHCGGLLLDGLDDYLQVSGFKGVLGPASRTCTVWFKTEAAGRQLCLLSWGGESTGQKWILRLDADGVPAVGVWGGYTRPSAALNDGRWHHLAAVLLHDGSADLGDIRFYVDGVPQAAQPSASVSIHTSASQDVFLGAFSNAGVMTAPFAGQLDEIRLYDRALSEEQILRLYREHALAADLTGSHAVNLDDLTALADVWLEETSECDLTCDGRVNLEDLSVLAAEWLGHIAF, encoded by the coding sequence ATGAAAAGCAAAAGCATTCGGTTTCCGGTTTATTGTCTGCTGTTCTGTACGGCTGTTTCTGTTGGGTATGCGGATGTCCTGACATCTGCGTCCTTTCAGCAGTGGGGTCGGGAGGTCCTCACTCAGATTCAAAACCGCTTCGGACGCTCTGACGGGCTTTACAACAGTGTCCTGAATCAGACCTGGCCGGATTATGCCTGGGGGCAGGGAGTCATTTTTGGGGCTTTGAATGCGGCCGCCCGTCTGGATTCTTCCTACCTGACGCGGGCCCGCAATCTGGCCGACACCCTGCGCCTTCGCTACTGGTGCACCTACAACGGCACCAGCGGCTTTAATGCCTCCTACGGCGGCTGCGGCGACCGATACTATGATGACAATGCCTGGCTTGCCCTGTGTCTGATTGAACTGTACGACCTGACCGGCGATTCCAAATACCTCACCTGGGCCCAGCAGACCGTCGCCTTCTGCATGACCGGTGAAAACGGCCCCTCGAACACCCCCAACGGCGGCATCCGCTGGCACGAATCCGACACCGGCGGCGCCAGCGTCTGCTCGACCGCCCCGACGATTCTGGCCAATCTGCTGCTCTATCAGCGAACCGGCACCGAGTCCTATAAAATCAATGCCCTGCGGCTGTACAACTGGATTATGGCTTCCGACCTGCGATACCCCACCGGCATCTTTCACGAAACCAATCAGGGGCCTTTGGGGTATCAGACCGCCGTCATGACCCAGTGTGCCGTGCGGCTTTATCAAATCACCGGCCAGGCCGCCTATCTGAAGGAAGCCCAGCGGATGGCGGCGGCGATGGAGCACGTCTTTATCAATCGCAAGACCCTCGCCCTCACCCAGCATGGCAAATGGGGCGGGCACGATATGACCAACGCCTACGTCGAACTATATGAAATAGACGGCGATCCCCGCTGGCTCAATCTGGTCGGCTCGTATCTGGAATACCTCTACGTCAACTGCATCGACCCGTCTAAAGGGCTGTATCCGGCCGTCTGGAACGATACCAGCCGCGTTTGTTCTTCCGACCTGATTGACAGCGCCTCGGCCGCCCGCGCCTTCTGGAAGATGGCTTCCGCTCCGGGGGCATCTACACCGCATACCTGGTTTGCCAAACGGCTTATCGGCCGCTGGCAGCTCGACGAAACCGCCGGCACCGCCGCCGCCGACAGCAGCGGTTTTCAGAATCACGGCACCCTTCTGGGGGGCTTGTCGTTTGAAGCAAACGGTTCACAAGGGCCTGTGAACAGGGCTTTGCGGTTTGACGGGGTGGATGACTATATCGATCTGCCCGACGGCTTTGCCAACTTTCGGGCGGGGATGACCGTTTCGGTCTGGGCGTATCCGACGGCCGTCAAAAACTGGGCCCGCTTTCTCGATTTCGGCAACGGCGAGTACAATTGCAACATCGTCTTCGGCCGCCGCGGCTCCACGAATGACCTGTTTTTTGAGTGCTATGACTACACCGCCTCCGGCGGTCAGGTCATCGCCGCCGGTGCGATTGCTCTGAACCAGTGGCAGATGTTTACGGCGACGCTCGACGCCGCCGGCAATGTGGTTCTGTACAAAAACGGAACCCCCATCGCCTCCGGCAAAACCGCCCTGCCTTCCAATATCACGCGGGTGAACACCTACATCGGCCGGAGCAACTGGGCGGCCGACGCCTATTATGAGGGCTTTTTGGATGAGGTGCGGGTTTATAATTATCCCCTGACGGCCCAGCAGGTTCAGATTCTCTGTCAGACCGCCGGTCAGGCCGAAAACCCCTTTCCGCCCGACCAGTCCGACGGCCTGAACGACTTCTTGACGCTTCAGTGGACGCCCGGTTCGCTGGCGGCTGCTCATGATATTTACATCGGGACCGACGCGGCGGCTGTACAGTCCGCCGGTCCGGATTCGCCGGAATACAAAGCCCGTCGAACCCATCCTTCTTTTACGCCGCAGCTGCTGCCCGACACCTTTTATTTCTGGCGGGTGGACCAAATCAATAACGACCAAACGGTTTCGCCCGGGAAGGTGTGGTTTTTCCGCACAGCTCCCCTGCCCGTACAGGGCCTTCTGGCCCATTACAAAATGGATGCCGCCTCCGTCAGCGGCACTGCCCTGCTGGATGCCTCACCCGCTCAGGCCCACGCCGTTCTGGTCAATGGTCCGGTTGTCGATTCCTCCGGCATGGCCGCTCAATCGCTTTCTTTTGACGGGGTCAATGACCATGTCCGCCTGCCGAACGGATTTTCCGATTTGACCGGCGGGCTGACCGTTTCGTTCTGGGCGTATCCGACCGAAGCAGGCTTCTGGGCGCGTTTTCTGGACATCGGCAACGGTCCGGCCAACAACAACATCGTCTTTGCCCGCGACGGCACCTCGAACACCCTCTCCTTTGAGGCCTACAACGGCTCCGTCTCCGGCGGCAAAGTGACCGCTGCGGGTGCTATCGCACTGAATCAGTGGCAGATGTTCACGGCGACGCTGGATGCCTCCGGTTTTGTCAAACTATTCAAAAACGGCGTGGAAATCGCCTCCGGCCAGACCGCCATACCGCCCGTTGTAACCCGCACCAGCAACTATATCGGCCGAAGCAACTGGGCCGCCGATGCCTATTTCAAGGGCCGGCTGGATGACTTTGCTCTTTGGAATCGGCCCTTAAGCAATGACGAAGTGGCCCGACTTTACGCCCACACCCTCACCGGCCGCTGTCTGTCTGAACAGACCGACATGGACAGCCCCGCTGCGTACTGGCGGTTGAATGAAACCTCCGGGACCGAGGCCGCAGATGCCTCCGGCAGCGGACGCACGGCTCGGATGTTCAATATGGATTCGTCCGCCTGGACGCGGGGAAAACATTGCGGCGGACTGCTTCTGGACGGTTTGGATGATTATTTGCAGGTCTCCGGCTTCAAAGGCGTTCTCGGTCCGGCCAGCCGCACCTGTACGGTCTGGTTCAAGACGGAGGCCGCCGGCCGGCAGCTCTGCCTTCTGTCCTGGGGCGGCGAATCGACCGGCCAGAAATGGATTCTCCGGCTGGATGCCGACGGGGTGCCGGCTGTCGGCGTCTGGGGCGGATATACCCGCCCGTCCGCAGCCCTCAACGACGGCCGCTGGCACCATCTGGCCGCGGTGCTGCTCCATGACGGCAGCGCCGACCTCGGCGACATCCGGTTTTATGTGGACGGCGTCCCGCAGGCCGCCCAGCCCAGCGCCTCGGTGAGCATCCATACGTCCGCTTCGCAGGACGTCTTTCTCGGTGCCTTCAGCAATGCGGGGGTGATGACGGCTCCTTTTGCAGGTCAGCTCGATGAAATCCGCCTTTATGACCGGGCCTTGTCGGAGGAGCAGATTCTCCGGCTGTATCGGGAGCATGCCCTGGCCGCCGACCTGACAGGCAGCCATGCGGTCAATCTGGATGACTTGACGGCTCTGGCCGACGTCTGGCTGGAGGAAACGAGCGAATGCGACCTGACCTGCGACGGGCGGGTCAACCTGGAGGACCTGTCTGTTTTGGCCGCCGAGTGGCTGGGGCACATCGCCTTTTGA
- a CDS encoding choice-of-anchor D domain-containing protein, with protein MLSSVSLCRADEVYTGGVTVDITGEILGYVWIEDATVNLLPGAHIKNSYYLGDVYAASGAVVNIYGGRIDSMLLITTAYNGLPDPYVTLYGTAFAVDGVPVAAGTSEVFLTNQVISGLYRDGTPFAIRVDCFAEGNYRLTLHLAWVDQTPEEPEEPEEPEEPQPVPAIEVSLSAVDFGKVRLGTFAEQFLIVSNVGDAPLTIAAVYLEQEDTFQFYTTGLRQASVTLQAGESTVLGVLFAPAAEGTASATLVLQSNDPQAADVEVALTGEGFMPLTCAQQIQALLAFFDESVRAGTLVGTGPGKSGVHRLAAFRNLLVTVQFTLEQKNYGTAAALLRAAVFKSDGQCRPGDFVSGPAVAELQIRLQQLMEALKKQ; from the coding sequence ATGCTCTCATCCGTTTCCCTCTGCCGGGCGGATGAGGTGTACACAGGCGGCGTAACCGTGGATATCACCGGGGAAATCCTCGGTTATGTGTGGATTGAGGATGCAACCGTCAATCTTCTCCCCGGGGCCCACATCAAAAACTCTTACTACCTTGGCGATGTCTATGCGGCCAGCGGGGCAGTCGTGAATATTTACGGCGGCAGAATTGACAGCATGCTGCTGATTACCACGGCCTACAACGGTCTGCCCGACCCCTATGTAACCCTGTACGGAACGGCCTTTGCCGTCGATGGGGTTCCTGTGGCGGCCGGAACCTCTGAAGTGTTTCTGACCAATCAGGTGATTTCAGGCCTCTATAGAGACGGGACGCCCTTTGCCATTCGGGTGGACTGTTTCGCTGAGGGCAATTATCGGCTGACGCTGCATCTGGCCTGGGTGGACCAGACACCTGAAGAGCCCGAGGAGCCCGAAGAGCCTGAGGAACCCCAGCCCGTTCCCGCCATAGAGGTTTCGCTGTCGGCCGTGGATTTCGGCAAGGTCCGGCTCGGCACATTTGCAGAGCAGTTCCTGATAGTATCCAATGTCGGCGATGCACCCCTGACGATTGCCGCCGTGTATCTGGAACAGGAGGACACCTTCCAGTTCTATACGACGGGGCTGCGTCAGGCGTCCGTAACCCTTCAGGCGGGCGAGAGCACCGTTTTGGGTGTGCTGTTCGCTCCTGCGGCGGAAGGGACGGCTTCGGCGACGCTGGTGCTGCAGAGCAATGACCCCCAGGCGGCTGATGTTGAAGTCGCCCTGACCGGCGAAGGATTCATGCCTCTGACCTGTGCGCAGCAGATTCAGGCGCTGCTGGCCTTCTTTGATGAGTCGGTCCGCGCCGGTACGCTGGTCGGGACGGGTCCCGGCAAATCGGGCGTGCATCGTCTTGCAGCGTTTCGGAATCTGCTGGTGACCGTCCAGTTCACGCTTGAACAGAAGAACTACGGCACGGCGGCGGCCCTGCTGCGAGCGGCCGTGTTCAAATCGGACGGGCAGTGCCGGCCCGGGGACTTTGTCAGCGGGCCTGCCGTGGCGGAACTGCAGATTCGGCTCCAGCAGCTGATGGAGGCCTTAAAGAAACAGTAA
- a CDS encoding metalloregulator ArsR/SmtB family transcription factor, whose translation MEDINRERFELYEKQSLVTQAMAHPLRIAILNVLRQGPCCVQDIVRQVGGKQSNISRHLGILVNAGILHYEKKGLHVFYTLKRQCVLRFLDCLSDYLKEQIEMDKKLLEII comes from the coding sequence ATGGAAGATATCAATCGAGAACGTTTTGAATTGTACGAAAAGCAGTCCCTCGTTACCCAGGCAATGGCCCATCCGCTTCGGATTGCCATCTTAAATGTCCTGCGGCAGGGCCCGTGCTGTGTTCAGGACATTGTCCGCCAGGTGGGCGGCAAGCAGTCGAATATCTCGCGCCATCTGGGCATTTTGGTCAATGCGGGCATTCTGCATTATGAAAAAAAGGGACTCCATGTCTTCTACACCCTGAAACGACAATGCGTCCTTCGGTTTCTGGACTGCCTATCGGACTACCTGAAGGAACAAATTGAGATGGACAAAAAACTTCTCGAAATCATCTAA
- a CDS encoding permease, with translation MSFLKQEWKKLAGIVAVFLACFYLPLGWPRFDNAVFEALHLVKWYAREHVLLCLVPAFFIAGAITVFLSQASVMKYLGARANKVLAYGVASVSGTILAVCSCTVLPLFAGIYRMGAGLGPACAFLYSGPAINILAIILTARILGLELGIARAVGAVVFSILIGLIMHLLYRKEELQKADAQLMTPPEQVSRPLRQNVILMGLMVGILVFANWARSGDVRAVFLCCPGGLSTYTLEGTVIQQTEQQVLIKDRTGTEHIIPAEQIQQVSPVEKNVLYEAIYKIRWGLTIGLLVLLIGLVFLWIQKEERIHWLQSTWGYAVQILPLLLFGVLIAGFLLGRVGHEGLIPSVWIQKAVGGNSLWANLFASVAGAFMYFATLTEVPILQGLLGAGMGKGPALALLLAGPALSLPNMLVIRSIMGTQKTVVFILLVIGMATLSGVLFGAFF, from the coding sequence ATGAGTTTTCTCAAACAGGAATGGAAAAAACTGGCTGGAATCGTCGCCGTCTTTCTGGCTTGTTTTTATCTGCCGCTCGGCTGGCCGCGGTTTGACAACGCCGTCTTCGAAGCCCTTCATCTGGTTAAATGGTATGCCCGCGAGCATGTGCTTCTTTGTTTGGTCCCCGCCTTTTTCATCGCCGGGGCCATTACCGTCTTTCTCAGTCAGGCCTCCGTGATGAAATATCTGGGCGCACGGGCCAACAAAGTGCTGGCGTACGGCGTCGCCTCCGTCTCCGGCACCATTCTGGCGGTCTGCTCCTGCACGGTACTGCCGCTGTTTGCCGGCATTTACCGAATGGGAGCGGGGCTCGGTCCGGCCTGCGCTTTTCTTTATTCCGGACCGGCTATCAACATTCTGGCGATTATTCTGACCGCCCGCATCCTCGGGCTGGAACTGGGCATCGCCCGGGCCGTCGGAGCCGTCGTTTTCAGCATCCTCATCGGGCTGATTATGCATCTTCTTTACCGCAAGGAAGAACTGCAGAAAGCAGATGCACAGCTGATGACACCCCCGGAACAGGTCAGCCGTCCTCTCCGGCAGAACGTCATTTTAATGGGGCTGATGGTCGGCATCCTGGTCTTTGCCAACTGGGCACGAAGCGGGGATGTGCGGGCTGTTTTTCTATGCTGTCCCGGCGGCCTGTCCACCTATACCCTGGAAGGAACCGTTATTCAGCAAACCGAGCAGCAGGTTCTGATTAAAGACCGAACCGGAACCGAACACATCATCCCCGCCGAACAGATTCAGCAAGTCAGTCCCGTGGAAAAAAATGTTCTTTACGAGGCAATTTATAAAATTCGCTGGGGTCTGACAATCGGACTGCTGGTGCTGCTGATTGGGCTGGTGTTTTTGTGGATTCAGAAGGAAGAGCGAATCCACTGGCTCCAGTCCACGTGGGGATACGCCGTACAAATATTGCCGCTGCTTCTGTTCGGCGTGCTGATAGCCGGCTTTCTGCTCGGACGTGTGGGGCACGAAGGCCTCATCCCCTCGGTCTGGATTCAGAAGGCGGTCGGGGGCAATTCCCTCTGGGCCAATCTGTTCGCCTCCGTTGCCGGGGCGTTTATGTATTTTGCAACATTAACGGAGGTGCCGATTCTGCAGGGTCTCCTCGGCGCCGGGATGGGCAAAGGCCCCGCTTTGGCCCTGCTGCTGGCCGGACCGGCGCTGTCGCTGCCCAATATGCTGGTCATTCGGTCCATCATGGGCACGCAGAAAACCGTTGTCTTTATTTTACTGGTTATCGGAATGGCGACTCTGTCCGGAGTCCTTTTCGGTGCGTTTTTCTAA
- a CDS encoding thioredoxin family protein, which yields MKKIQILGTGCPKCKKLAENAEIAAKELGIEYQIEKITQINDIMKMGVMMTPALAVDGVVKVVGKVVSPEDIRTMLV from the coding sequence ATGAAAAAAATCCAGATTTTGGGGACGGGCTGTCCCAAATGCAAAAAACTGGCGGAGAATGCGGAAATCGCCGCCAAAGAACTGGGGATTGAATATCAAATCGAGAAAATTACCCAGATTAACGACATCATGAAAATGGGGGTGATGATGACCCCGGCGCTGGCCGTAGACGGCGTGGTCAAAGTCGTCGGCAAGGTCGTCTCGCCCGAAGATATCCGAACGATGCTTGTCTGA
- a CDS encoding putative zinc-binding protein: MSSNNSCACTGGTTLIFACSGAADVGAIADRAARKMTQMGLGKMFCTVGIGGRISGILKTTEAAEKILAVDGCPLNCVKQSLELAGFKSFRHLQLADLGMEKGKTPVSDDAVEKVVAKGKDLLAG, translated from the coding sequence ATGAGTTCCAACAATTCCTGTGCCTGCACCGGCGGAACGACGCTGATTTTCGCCTGTTCCGGGGCCGCCGACGTCGGGGCAATCGCCGACCGGGCCGCCCGCAAAATGACTCAGATGGGCCTCGGCAAGATGTTCTGCACCGTCGGCATCGGCGGACGCATCAGCGGCATCCTGAAAACCACCGAAGCCGCCGAGAAGATTTTGGCCGTGGACGGCTGTCCGCTCAACTGCGTCAAGCAGTCGCTCGAGCTGGCCGGCTTTAAATCCTTCCGGCATCTCCAGCTGGCGGATTTGGGGATGGAAAAAGGCAAAACCCCTGTCAGCGACGACGCCGTCGAAAAAGTCGTGGCCAAAGGCAAAGACCTGTTGGCCGGTTAA
- a CDS encoding thioredoxin family protein codes for MKILLQCPCCGPGGWMIWLLTAAGLWMLFQWMRTMKNSKGDSMNKTARILIVIGLAAAVLLVFAARHSKTDKTASASAHSLPQPTGSSPLPRLVDLGAGKCIPCKMMAPILESLKKEYAGKFDVIFIDVWEKPDEGAQYGIRMIPTQIFFDPSGKELFRHEGFFSKEDILAKWKELGFDFSAPAGESAPQTETLSP; via the coding sequence ATGAAGATTCTTCTTCAGTGTCCCTGCTGCGGTCCCGGCGGATGGATGATTTGGCTGCTGACGGCGGCGGGGCTGTGGATGCTGTTCCAATGGATGCGAACGATGAAAAACTCGAAAGGGGATTCGATGAACAAGACCGCCCGGATTCTGATTGTTATCGGATTGGCGGCGGCGGTACTGCTTGTTTTCGCCGCCAGACATTCCAAAACCGACAAGACCGCTTCCGCCTCTGCCCACTCTCTCCCCCAGCCGACAGGTTCCTCTCCGCTGCCGCGTCTGGTGGACCTCGGCGCCGGCAAGTGCATCCCCTGCAAGATGATGGCCCCCATCCTCGAATCGCTCAAAAAAGAATATGCCGGCAAATTTGACGTGATTTTCATCGACGTCTGGGAAAAACCGGACGAAGGGGCACAATACGGCATCCGAATGATTCCGACGCAGATTTTCTTTGACCCGTCCGGCAAAGAACTGTTCCGACACGAAGGATTCTTTTCCAAAGAAGATATTCTGGCCAAATGGAAGGAGCTGGGCTTTGACTTTTCCGCTCCGGCGGGTGAGTCGGCACCGCAAACAGAGACTCTGTCCCCATAA
- a CDS encoding thioredoxin family protein, producing the protein MKHVSSVLLLLVLLCAPAVSEAEEIPPAAEQTVQQLYPDLTRGALALAVLEDLPEGILLKAGPVEISLEAIAKIINSQPASVRDEYKNNAFFILEQEAVERILPELAKKALAVSEETAAKSDWALVEEFFETAVFNSVQVSEEEMRTFYKANPDLFGGASFEQVKAPLNEYLLDRKKQQIVSEYIRKLGEQIPIRISRDWTVKQAQAALDNPVDKARRSRKPSLAAFGSDGCRPCEMMSPILEAVRKKYDGKLNVVFVHVRRQPILASRYGIQAIPVQIFYNADGQEVFRHEGFFPQDEIEKKLQEIGVR; encoded by the coding sequence ATGAAACATGTTTCCTCTGTCTTGCTTTTGCTTGTATTGCTCTGTGCCCCCGCTGTGTCCGAAGCCGAGGAAATCCCGCCGGCCGCTGAACAAACCGTTCAGCAGCTCTATCCGGATTTGACCCGGGGCGCCCTGGCGCTGGCCGTCCTCGAGGACCTTCCGGAGGGCATTCTGCTGAAGGCCGGCCCTGTGGAAATCTCCCTGGAGGCAATTGCCAAAATCATCAATTCTCAACCCGCCTCCGTCCGGGACGAGTACAAAAACAACGCCTTCTTCATTCTCGAACAGGAGGCCGTCGAGCGAATCCTCCCCGAGCTGGCCAAGAAAGCCCTGGCTGTTTCAGAAGAGACAGCCGCAAAGAGCGACTGGGCCCTCGTGGAGGAGTTCTTTGAAACAGCCGTCTTCAACTCGGTTCAGGTCTCCGAAGAGGAAATGCGGACCTTTTATAAGGCCAACCCGGATTTGTTCGGCGGGGCCTCCTTTGAACAGGTCAAAGCGCCGCTGAACGAGTATCTGCTCGACCGGAAAAAACAGCAAATTGTTTCCGAATATATCCGGAAACTCGGAGAACAAATCCCCATCCGAATCTCCCGCGACTGGACCGTCAAACAAGCGCAGGCGGCCCTCGATAACCCTGTGGACAAGGCCCGCCGAAGCCGGAAACCCTCGTTGGCGGCCTTCGGGTCTGACGGCTGCCGGCCCTGCGAGATGATGTCTCCCATCCTCGAGGCCGTTCGAAAAAAATATGATGGGAAACTCAACGTCGTCTTTGTCCATGTCCGCAGACAGCCGATTCTGGCCTCCCGATACGGCATTCAGGCCATTCCCGTCCAGATTTTTTATAATGCAGACGGCCAAGAGGTCTTTCGGCACGAGGGGTTTTTTCCTCAGGACGAAATCGAGAAGAAATTACAGGAAATCGGAGTGCGCTGA
- a CDS encoding cytochrome c biogenesis protein CcdA produces MQDLFAQLTRAVEGTVWVALSASFIWGVLSILLSPCHLASIPLIIGFIDEQGRISARRAFGISLLFAVGILITIAVIGALTAAAGRMMGDVGKYGNYFVAIIFFAVGLHLLEVIPMPWSGPGQVNTRRKGLLAAFLLGLIFGIALGPCTFAYMAPMLAVTFKLASADMLYGIVLLLMYGIGHCSVIVLAGTFTEVVQRYLNWNEQSKGAVRLKKICGVLVLLAGLWLIYTAP; encoded by the coding sequence ATGCAGGACCTGTTCGCCCAGCTGACTCGCGCCGTAGAAGGCACCGTGTGGGTTGCCCTGTCCGCCTCTTTTATCTGGGGGGTGCTGAGCATCCTGCTGAGCCCTTGCCATTTAGCGAGCATTCCGCTGATTATCGGCTTCATCGATGAACAGGGGCGGATTTCCGCCCGTCGTGCCTTTGGGATTTCGCTGCTGTTTGCCGTCGGGATTCTGATAACGATTGCGGTGATTGGGGCCCTGACCGCCGCCGCCGGCCGCATGATGGGTGATGTCGGAAAGTACGGCAATTATTTTGTTGCCATTATTTTTTTCGCCGTAGGGCTGCACCTTTTAGAGGTCATTCCAATGCCCTGGTCCGGGCCGGGACAGGTGAACACCCGGCGCAAGGGGCTCCTGGCGGCTTTCCTGCTCGGTCTGATTTTCGGCATCGCACTGGGTCCGTGCACCTTTGCCTATATGGCCCCGATGCTGGCCGTAACATTCAAACTGGCTTCTGCGGATATGCTTTACGGCATCGTGCTGCTGCTGATGTACGGCATCGGCCACTGCTCCGTCATCGTCCTGGCGGGCACCTTTACCGAAGTCGTTCAGCGGTATCTGAACTGGAATGAACAATCCAAAGGAGCCGTCCGATTAAAGAAAATCTGCGGCGTTCTGGTCCTGCTGGCCGGCCTGTGGCTGATTTACACCGCCCCATAA